One genomic window of Tenacibaculum tangerinum includes the following:
- a CDS encoding biotin/lipoyl-containing protein encodes MSKSFKTSVNKTHDFDFTKAEIAALDIVQKSENDYHVLDGNQSYQATVLQTNFNKKSYTIQINGNSYEVRIADELDMLIDKLGLEVATEKKENDIKAPMPGLIVSVAVEVGQEVKEGDGILVLEAMKMENTLQAPKDGVVKSVAIQVGDKVEKNTILIEME; translated from the coding sequence ATGAGCAAATCTTTTAAAACGAGCGTTAATAAAACGCATGATTTTGACTTTACTAAAGCGGAAATAGCAGCGTTAGATATCGTTCAAAAATCAGAAAATGACTATCATGTACTTGATGGTAACCAATCCTACCAAGCCACTGTACTTCAAACAAATTTCAACAAAAAATCCTATACCATTCAAATCAACGGAAACTCGTATGAGGTACGTATTGCTGATGAATTAGATATGTTGATTGACAAATTGGGCTTGGAAGTAGCTACAGAGAAAAAAGAAAACGATATCAAGGCGCCAATGCCTGGTTTAATTGTTTCTGTAGCTGTTGAAGTAGGACAAGAAGTAAAAGAAGGTGATGGAATTTTGGTATTAGAAGCCATGAAAATGGAGAATACTTTACAAGCACCCAAAGACGGAGTGGTAAAATCGGTAGCGATACAAGTAGGTGATAAAGTAGAAAAGAATACGATTTTAATTGAAATGGAGTAA
- the accC gene encoding acetyl-CoA carboxylase biotin carboxylase subunit, whose translation MKKILVANRGEIALRVMRTAKKMGIKTVAVFSEADRNSPHVTFADEAVCIGPAPSNQSYLLGDKIIEVAKELHVDGIHPGYGFLSENAAFGEAVSKAGMIFIGPKTHAIEVMGSKLAAKEAVKAYDIPMVPGIDEAVTDVEYAAKVAKEIGYPVLIKASAGGGGKGMRIVEKEANIKEQMQRAISEAESAFGDGSVFIEKYVGSPRHIEIQVLADAHGNVVHLFERECSVQRRHQKVVEEAPSSVLTPEIREAMGAAAVRVAKACDYLGAGTVEFLLDENKNFYFLEMNTRLQVEHPVTELITGIDLVAQQIKIARGEALAFTQDDLQINGHALELRVYAEDPLDNFAPSIGVLETYEHPVGENIRVDDGFEEGMEIPIYYDPMIAKLITYGNTREEAIERMKQAISNYKVKGIATTLPFGKFVCEHEAFTSGNFDTHFVKKYYTPELLKAGYEREAKIAAQVALQQYIKEQRILKTC comes from the coding sequence ATGAAAAAAATATTAGTAGCGAATAGAGGAGAAATTGCGTTGCGTGTAATGCGTACCGCAAAGAAGATGGGTATTAAAACGGTAGCGGTTTTTTCCGAGGCAGACAGAAACTCACCACACGTAACTTTTGCAGATGAAGCGGTGTGTATTGGTCCTGCCCCCTCCAATCAATCGTACTTGCTAGGCGATAAAATTATCGAAGTAGCGAAGGAATTGCATGTGGATGGAATTCACCCAGGATACGGATTTTTAAGTGAAAATGCAGCCTTTGGAGAAGCGGTTTCTAAGGCTGGAATGATTTTTATAGGACCAAAAACCCATGCGATTGAAGTAATGGGAAGCAAATTAGCAGCAAAAGAAGCGGTAAAAGCCTATGATATTCCCATGGTGCCGGGTATTGATGAAGCGGTAACCGATGTAGAGTATGCCGCGAAAGTAGCCAAAGAGATAGGGTACCCTGTTTTAATCAAAGCTTCGGCAGGTGGTGGCGGAAAAGGAATGCGTATTGTTGAAAAAGAAGCCAATATTAAAGAACAAATGCAGCGTGCCATCTCAGAAGCAGAATCAGCTTTTGGAGACGGATCTGTATTTATAGAAAAATATGTAGGCTCTCCACGTCATATCGAAATACAGGTATTAGCCGATGCACACGGAAACGTAGTCCATTTATTTGAACGCGAATGTTCGGTACAACGTCGCCATCAGAAAGTAGTCGAAGAAGCACCCTCGAGTGTGTTAACTCCTGAAATTAGAGAAGCCATGGGAGCAGCAGCGGTAAGAGTTGCGAAAGCCTGTGATTATTTAGGAGCAGGAACGGTGGAGTTCTTACTAGACGAAAACAAGAATTTCTATTTTCTGGAAATGAATACACGTTTACAAGTAGAGCACCCAGTAACTGAACTAATTACGGGAATAGACTTGGTAGCGCAGCAAATAAAAATAGCGAGAGGTGAGGCACTGGCATTCACGCAAGACGATTTACAAATTAACGGACACGCGCTAGAATTACGTGTGTATGCCGAAGATCCGTTAGACAATTTTGCACCAAGTATTGGGGTGTTAGAAACCTACGAACATCCAGTAGGAGAGAATATTCGTGTAGACGATGGTTTTGAAGAAGGCATGGAAATTCCTATTTATTACGATCCGATGATTGCGAAACTTATTACCTACGGAAATACCCGTGAAGAAGCGATTGAGCGAATGAAGCAAGCCATTAGCAATTACAAAGTAAAAGGAATAGCAACTACGTTACCATTTGGAAAGTTCGTATGTGAACACGAAGCCTTTACCTCAGGAAATTTCGACACCCATTTTGTAAAGAAGTATTACACACCTGAGTTGTTAAAAGCTGGATATGAACGAGAAGCGAAGATTGCTGCACAAGTTGCCTTACAACAGTATATAAAAGAGCAACGTATTTTAAAAACGTGTTAA
- a CDS encoding acyl-CoA carboxylase subunit beta, with product MKSKIEELQHKITEAKLGGGQQRIDRHHQKGKLTARERIDYFLDEGSFEEVGILVTHRTTDFGMENQKFYGDGVVTGYGTVNGRLVYVFAQDFTVFGGSLSETHAEKICKIMDVAVKVGAPLIGLNDSGGARIQEGVRSLGGYADIFYRNVQASGVIPQISAIMGPCAGGAVYSPAMTDFTIMVENTSYMFVTGPNVVKTVTNEEVTSEELGGASTHATKSGVTHLTAANDVQCLEDIKTLLSYLPQNNQETTAKLPFELGDEIREELASIVPDNASKPYDMRKVIDGITDADSFFEIHKDYADNIVVGFARLGGRSVGIVANQPMSLAGCLDVNSSKKAARFTRFCDCFNIPLLVLVDVPGFLPGTDQEWNAIITNGAKLLYALSEATVPRVSVITRKAYGGAYDVMNSKHIGADMNFAWPSAEIAVMGAKGASEIIFKKEIAEADDHEAKLAEKEAEYADKFANPYRAAARGFIDEVILPEETRRKLIKAFAMLEGKKVERPNRKHGNIPL from the coding sequence ATGAAATCTAAAATAGAAGAATTACAACATAAAATTACCGAAGCAAAGTTAGGAGGCGGACAACAACGCATCGACCGTCATCATCAAAAAGGAAAATTGACCGCTCGTGAGCGCATCGATTATTTCTTAGATGAAGGCTCTTTTGAAGAAGTAGGTATTTTAGTAACGCATAGAACGACTGATTTCGGAATGGAAAATCAGAAGTTTTATGGCGACGGAGTGGTAACCGGATACGGAACCGTAAACGGACGCTTGGTGTACGTGTTTGCCCAAGATTTTACCGTGTTTGGTGGCTCACTATCGGAAACACACGCCGAAAAAATCTGTAAAATTATGGATGTAGCCGTCAAAGTAGGAGCACCATTAATCGGATTGAACGATTCTGGTGGTGCGCGTATTCAAGAAGGCGTACGTTCGTTAGGAGGTTATGCCGATATTTTTTACAGAAACGTGCAAGCATCGGGCGTAATTCCGCAAATCTCTGCCATTATGGGACCTTGTGCAGGAGGCGCGGTATATTCACCCGCCATGACCGATTTTACCATTATGGTAGAAAATACGAGTTATATGTTTGTAACAGGGCCGAACGTAGTAAAAACAGTAACGAATGAAGAAGTTACTTCGGAAGAATTGGGAGGTGCAAGCACGCATGCAACCAAATCGGGAGTCACACATTTAACGGCAGCGAACGATGTACAGTGTTTGGAAGATATTAAAACCTTATTGAGTTATCTACCGCAGAATAATCAGGAAACCACGGCAAAATTACCGTTTGAATTGGGGGATGAAATTCGAGAAGAACTAGCTAGTATCGTTCCAGATAACGCCAGTAAACCGTACGATATGCGTAAGGTGATTGACGGTATTACCGATGCCGATTCGTTTTTTGAAATTCATAAAGACTATGCCGATAATATCGTAGTGGGATTTGCCCGCTTAGGCGGAAGAAGTGTTGGGATTGTAGCCAATCAACCGATGAGTTTAGCCGGATGTTTGGATGTAAACAGTTCTAAAAAGGCAGCAAGATTCACCCGTTTTTGCGATTGCTTTAACATTCCGTTATTGGTATTGGTAGACGTGCCAGGGTTCTTACCAGGAACCGACCAAGAGTGGAATGCCATTATTACCAACGGAGCAAAATTATTATATGCGTTGAGTGAAGCTACCGTGCCAAGAGTCAGTGTGATTACCCGTAAAGCTTACGGTGGAGCCTATGACGTCATGAACTCCAAACATATTGGCGCCGATATGAATTTTGCATGGCCGAGTGCAGAAATAGCGGTTATGGGAGCGAAAGGAGCGAGTGAGATTATCTTTAAAAAGGAAATTGCTGAAGCAGACGATCATGAAGCGAAACTAGCGGAAAAAGAAGCGGAGTATGCCGATAAATTTGCGAATCCGTATCGAGCAGCAGCACGCGGATTTATAGATGAGGTGATTTTACCGGAAGAAACCCGTAGAAAACTCATTAAAGCCTTTGCGATGTTAGAAGGTAAAAAGGTAGAACGACCTAATAGAAAACACGGGAATATTCCGTTGTAA